GTTAAGGCCATCTCGGACATGGGAGAAAAACTTGTCAGGATGACAGGAGGTACAGAGGTTGAGATCTTGGTTCTGGTCCTGAATATTCTGTGGTAGAATTCCTCCCTGTTCTAGAAGAATCCTTAGGataaagatttttcaaaagaTAGAAAGTTTACTCTACCAACAGCCAAAGCAATATGGAAAAAGTATGGATATTGGTGTAAAATAATTCTGGGAAAGATCTGCTTGGAACAATGCAAATTGTTATTCAGTTACAGAACAGGGACAAGTCAGGAAATGGTAGATTTCACCACCATTAATCACCTAAGTTTATATGTGAACTGTATAACCTCCATATTGTCCTGCAAACATGATCTGGGTACAGGATTCTATAAGCAAAATCAAGTACTTATTTAAGAAGAATCTTGAAGACAAGATTCAGTTGATTCAGACAGAGCGTGCTTTGTAGTCATCTGGCTCTCCCGCctcctttccttctattaaccAGATTTTTCACAGAAAACTTGCTTCTCCTTAAACACTTTATGGTATGAAATATGACTATAAATTAGTGACACTTATTTCACAGGTCACATTTAAGAATCAATTTCAATCCTTTCTACTTATGTACTAAATGAGGCAGAATCTGGGTAAGGTTTTGCTGACTGGAAAAGAAACACAATTCAAATCAGACATCAATTTTCCTTTGTagaaatgacaaataatttttattatctattaataGCAAAATTTCATAAATTCAAAAATGCAAGGGACCATAAAAAACTTGAAAGTATCTATGTGTTTATATTATCtagtatttttgcttaaaaatatattcctcCAGTTAATTAGagaataagaataattttaaaatatcagtttccTGATAGTTTATTATATTTAGGAGAATTTAGCTGAGGAATGTCTGTAAAGTGCCATTCTTTTCTATAAAAAGTGCCAACTTTTCTATATGAAGTTTAAGTAGATCTCTTAAAACTAAATGCCAACTGTTTCGTCCTTCACTTTTAAATCAATAAGAGATACCAGATCAGAAGACTGCTGTTATTCAAACTTAAATCAGAAaagatttcatatttaaaattagtttttgtgTAAGTGTATATGTCAACTACTTAAATACCTGCCACCTGAATTTTTCTTGGAGTTActaattgttttctaaaattatcttCACTTTAGAAGCAATAAGCAATAATCAAACTTGCAGTTCTGGACTGAAATCAAGCATACCTCGTGGCTTTACGGATGTCAACATAGGGATTTGGTGAGCCAAAGAGCCGTACACATCCGGGATCAAGATTATGAAATGCCTTTGCTGATTCCCTTGGAAGAGtaaaacagcaaggtcctactgaaGGCCCCAGTACAACAATAATGTCTTCCAAACTACAGCCGTATTCTGCTATCATAGCATTCACTGTAGCCATAGCAACACCTAACAAAGTACCTCTCCAACCtggtaaataagaagaaaaagagataagcaaaattaaaacataagaaaatttcATCATAATTTATATCTAAGTTAAAAATGAGCAGAGTcagtttatgtatttttcaaagtCCAGAAATAGTAAATGAGTcacaaaagtaattaattaaGCCAAATAATCAACTAATTAAAATACTGGTTTTTAAATGAGCACCTGACACAGAAGAGACATTTAATGGGAGGTCCCTtccacttcctttttaaaatgttctatacTTTCAGTTTCCACTGGAATTATATCTTCTtagtcttctcttcctccttcactttttatgcacacttttaaaaatcgtgggaaaaaacacataacataaaatttaccattttaactgtttACAAGTGTACTCTTCAGTAACATTGtctattcacattgttgtgcaaccaatctccagaactttttcattttgcaaactaAAACTCTATGCCCATTAAACAAGAACTTGGCCTTTCCACCTTCCccagtctctggcaaccacccgtcttctttctgttcctctgaaTTTGACTAGGCTAGGTacctcctataagtggaatcatatagtatttgtctttttgtgactggcttatttcacttagcataatatcctcaagattCATTCAATGTTGTAGCATGGATCaggacttccttcctttttaaggctgaataatattccattgtatgaattttgcttatccattcaatcatggatggacacttgggttactttcacctcttagctattgtgaataattctgctatgagcatgggtgtgcaaatatcctGTCAACatcctgctttccattcttttggatatatattcagAAGTGGAAGTGCTGGGtaatataattctatttaaaaatttttgaggaaccatcatactgttttctataggagctgtaccattttatactcccaccaatagtgcattatggtttccatttctcttcaacactttttttttttataatattagccatcctaatgggtgtgaggtgatatcctgtggttttgatttgcttttcccaaaTTATTAGCGATGTTGGGCATATTTTCACATGCTTGTTGGACATTTgcatatcatctttggagaatgTTCTACTGaagtcctttacccatttttcaatcaagttgggttttgttgttgttgttgaactgtaggtgttctttatatattctgaatattaactcCTTAGTAGATgtatgaattgcaaatatttactctcaATCGGTTGGGTtgacttttcactttgtttactgtgtcctttgatgcacagaagtttttacttttgacaaaatccaatttatctatttttacttctgttgCTTGGGCTTTTggcatcatatctaagaaaccattgtttAATCCAAGATCACAAGGATTTACGATTACactttcttctatgagttttagctcttacatttagatctttgatccatttttattaatgttaattaattaacattaattaaattttttaattaaaaatttaaaaaaattaattaatttttacatatgacataagttaatttttatatatgacatAAGATAAGGGTCTAAcattatttttttgcatatgactATCCAGTTTTCCAAGTACCATCTGTTAaagaaactgtcctttccccattgtatagtctAGGTACCttgtgaaaaatcatttgaccatatatgcaagggtttatttctgggatgtctattctattccattgctcTATACGTCCGTCTTTATACCAGCACcatacatactgttttgattactgtagctttataacaaGTTTTGAAATCGAGACATGTGAGACATCtaactttgttccttttcaagACTGTTTcatctttgatatttttgaatttaatgTTTCAAAACCCAGGAAGTAGCAAATAATATTTGCTACTTTTATATCCAGGAACTAGGACTCAAATTTTAAGTAACTTCTGACAATGTTACTGACTTCTAGTCATTCATTACTTTAGCtagatcaaaagaaaaatgcaccACTTTCTTATTTATCTATAGTCTAAAAGGCAAAGTAGTCGTTGATTTACAAGcagaagaaaatctaaaagatCATTCTTCATTTTACATAGACTCATAACCCCTGGATAGtctaaacagtattttttaaaaaatcaccagaaAACAAAATTCCATAACCTTAACACAACACAGAACCTAAAAATTCTTTGTTCTTATATTTAGAGAATAGTTAAAGCCATTAGACTATAGCATATTAAACTAAATGTGGTTTTCCAAACATATCTTGCTTTTTCTTACCTCCACACCTTTACACATGCTGCTGCATTTTCATAAACACCTTCTGTGACCCGACATGTCTCAACTTCCTATTCCCTATTACCTGGACTTCAAGGGTTCTCAACTAGAGGCGGTATAACTCCCTGGGAGTGTTTTGAAAAGcatgaaggctttttttttttttttttttggttattacaaCTCCGAGTGCTACTGGCATGAAGAATTTCAAAAGCCAAGTCAACTTGGTCTGCAGTGTAAGACTATCTTGCCCCAAATGTTAATAGCACCCCTGCTGAGAAACACTGGCACCTAGCCAAATCCTACAAATCCCCCAGGAATCAGCCTAAGTACTGCTTTCTTTGGGAATTATACTCTGATTCATATAATTTGACTTAGGGACTTCTTTTATCTGCTCCTGTCCTAAGAGTCTGCTAGCTCTTCCCTATCTTTACACTTATCACCATGGGTAGTAATTAACTATTTGTAATGTCaatcagaaagaaattataacTTTTCCTGtacaaaaaaaattggtaaaatccTAGATGTTTAATTAAGTACATTTACCAGAGTGAGCAACCCCACATGCTTTTCTGACAGGATCGGCAAAAACAATTGGTATACAGTCAGCACCAAGAGCCGCTATTGTGACTCCTCTTTGATTTGTGGTGATTCCATCGTAAGATTCAGGCTCCTTCCTTCCCATAATCCAGACATCATTGGCATGATCAGTCTAATACCaaagatgtgagaaaaaaatgttttgaagataGAGTTTCTCATACCATAAGCTTTTCTGAAAGTACGCATCTTGTACAAAATTATATAACCAGTTTAAAGTTACAAGCATTCATTAAATATATCGGgtccatatatgataaaataacaaatttacttatttaactttATGATATGATAATCTCTGCATATTTTCCTCAAAGGAAAGCAGACTTTtacatttaacaaacatttaaaaaattcaaaatagtccATCCATCATGAATACCTCCCACTAGAGATGGGTAAATCTCTAATTGCAGTACTTTCCACAAAGTACTAATTTacgaaagaaattaaatttccaaatcaatgatatttttacttttcctggAGTCAAGTAACGCTAGAATTCTGTAAGAAACAATTATCTCATCAGTTGTACCCTAGTTCCTCCTAGTGTTGATTAATAATGGCTTTTCTCTCCCACCATGCAGGAACCTTCCTTCTAAATCAAAAAGGGCAGTGGTACTATGAGAATTCACTGTACTGTCAGATGTGAGGAGCTCcaggtgaaatatatatatatatcgtcaTAGAATTGATCTTTAGGTTATGGTATACAGCtctaagaaaaataatcacaaacaTTATCCTAAATTTTAGATAAAACACTAGATGCAAAAGTTAAATAAAGTCCATGTAGTCATTAGCAGAGTCAAGAATATACTttagggactaccctggtggcgcagtggttaggaatccacctgccaatgcaggagacacgggttcgatccctggtccgggaagatcccacatgccacggagcaactaagcccatgcgccacaactactgagcctgctttctagagcctgcaagccacaactactgagcctgcgcaccacaactacagaagcctgcacacctacagcctgtgctccacaacaagagaagccgccacaatgaggagcccgcgcaccgcaaggaagagtagcccctgctcgtcccaactagagaaagcacgcgcacagcaacgaagacccaacacagccaaaaataaataaataataaataaataaataagaatatacttTACATCTtccaaaataggaaacaaaattgTACCTTTATTCGGTAAAATTTCTTCACATTAAATCCTGCTGCATTCCCCAGCCTACGCAGATTTTCTTGAACAACAGCCTTGGGATCTCTCCGTCTGGAACTACTGAAGAGATTGAATGAGCTAAGAGTTGGTATGTAAGATATTCCACCTGTTCTTGTAGTAAATCCATGtatgaaaatatctgttgaaGATAAACAATGAAGATTAAAAACATGACATACAAAAGACTATAAGCATTACAAACCCAGTCTCTCATTAAGACTTTCCCTAATCACCTCATCCTGCATTAGTTTATCTGCCTTCTAATTTCTACAGCTCTTTATACCTCCATCTATTCTTACGACATAATGCTTTGAGTTTGTTTTACCTTCCCTGTTGGATTATTGCTCTTCAAAGGGTATCTTTTGTCCCATTTGTCTTTGTTATCCCAATAGCACATAGCTCATATAGCTCACAGTAAACTTCATTCTTCTGTGAAAGCACCAATGAGTTAAGGTTTCAGAATTTCTAAGTAGGAAATGCTTACAGTCATAAATCTCATTTAAAAGGAAGGCTGGGGGACTTGTCTTAAAGCTGAATTTGCAtaaagagtatttatttatttagggtgGCTATCCCTTGACACCCCTGACACTACAAAGCCATGCATGACACTCCCATGTTGTAACTGATGCTAATGAACACACAAATTCACAACagtctacaaaagaaaaaagcaaaaagaggtGAACAACCTGTAAAGAAAGACTGGTTTTTCACATCCAGTAAAAACAACAGATAGTGTTTAACGTACCTGGGATCAAAGGAGATGTGATAATGGTTAATTCTCCTTTCAGTGCTGGCAAACTTCTCAaatatgtttctatttcattctggATTGCTTCTAGTTCTTGAGCTGTGATTATGTTTATTTCAGTAGGCTGTTTCAAACGACCTCCCCTCAAAGGCATCTGTAAATCTTCAAACTCAAAATTGTAAACATCAGTGAAGAGTTGACCAATAAAAGCCTTCATTAATGTCTTCCGGTGCACAGGCACAATTACCTTAATGCTGctcaaatttttttcatcaattttttgTTTAATGGTATACAATGAAGCAGCCATGCTGGGATTGCTAACAGTCTCAAATTCTCTCAGGGAAGCAGATAATCCATTGCTTGTTTCTAATTCACAATTATCATGGTCACAGCTGATGTTACTGCAACACATTATGCAAAGGAACTTGGCCTTGGCACCATGGTGGTATCGGACAGCATTCAATGTCTTTAGTAATGTCTGATGACAGTTTTTCTGAGAGTTTAATTTCAAACCAAAGAGATCTATCAACACCGCTTCTGCCATCCTTCAACACTGTACAAAGTTCTTCAAAGAAGGTTTTTGTGCCCCCCAAAATCACCTGTAAAGAAAAATTAGCATAAGTAAGAATACAAAGTTATATCAATCTGCTTATAGTTACAACAGAAACTTGTGGATGGGTAAAAAGAATTGCATTGACTTAAAAATGGAACCAAAATAGTGAATCTAGATTCCTCCCAGAAAAGCTAGTCCACTATTTGTCAGAACCAGGACAATGAAAAGCAAAGCCATCTCTTAATTCATTTTGTGAAAGTACTTTACGTCTTTCCAGCAGAacaacagtttttgttttgttttcaggtagtaaatttttttttaatatctttattggagtataattgttttacaatggtgcaGGTAGCAAATTTTAAGCAGGGAATTACTTGTTGACTTAGACAAAGTCCTGTTTTTTAATTACAGGGTGTCAACTTATTGATATATCATTAATCCGGATATGACTGGTTTGCTAATTTACATCCCTTCTTATGAAATACCCGGGTCTCGAGTTCAGTAGGTTAAATGGAGctgtacttaaaaattttttaattcttaattgttttttttttccttcagaaaaattgcattttgttattgttgtttttcagaagcagactcacagatacaaaggacaaactagtggttaccagcggggagagggaaggagggaggggcaaggtaggggtcggggattaagaggtacaaactactatgtataaaataaataagctacaaggatatatcgtacagcacagagaatatagccaatatttgatAGTAACTTTAAACggcatataatctataaaaatattgactcactatgttgtacacctgaagctaat
This Physeter macrocephalus isolate SW-GA chromosome 13, ASM283717v5, whole genome shotgun sequence DNA region includes the following protein-coding sequences:
- the LACC1 gene encoding purine nucleoside phosphorylase LACC1, with amino-acid sequence MAEAVLIDLFGLKLNSQKNCHQTLLKTLNAVRYHHGAKAKFLCIMCCSNISCDHDNCELETSNGLSASLREFETVSNPSMAASLYTIKQKIDEKNLSSIKVIVPVHRKTLMKAFIGQLFTDVYNFEFEDLQMPLRGGRLKQPTEINIITAQELEAIQNEIETYLRSLPALKGELTIITSPLIPDIFIHGFTTRTGGISYIPTLSSFNLFSSSRRRDPKAVVQENLRRLGNAAGFNVKKFYRIKTDHANDVWIMGRKEPESYDGITTNQRGVTIAALGADCIPIVFADPVRKACGVAHSGWRGTLLGVAMATVNAMIAEYGCSLEDIIVVLGPSVGPCCFTLPRESAKAFHNLDPGCVRLFGSPNPYVDIRKATRILLEQGGILPQNIQDQNQDLNLCTSCHPDKFFSHVRDGLNFGTQIGFISIRE